From the Apis cerana isolate GH-2021 linkage group LG3, AcerK_1.0, whole genome shotgun sequence genome, one window contains:
- the LOC108004113 gene encoding ion transport peptide-like isoform X3 has product MHRQQRIRSSLSSSLLSLPLSMSRSSILPATTSISSVTTSTSTSTLSSPLSSSSIFLPSSATWSTSNLSSYSWSVQQTSYSRLPSLPSELSIMSIPCPRLVSVLAWSVTLLLVSSCIGLTDAGILNGHPLGKRSFIDIQCKGIYDKSIFARLDRICEDCYNLFREPQLHQLCRKNCFTSDYFKGCLDVLLLQDEVEKIQTWIKQLHGAEPGV; this is encoded by the exons ATGCATCGACAACAGAGGATTCGATCTTCGTTATCGTCatctttattatcattacCACTCTCGATGTCTCGATCATCCATCCTACCCGCAACTACATCAATATCGTCTGTGACAACATCTACATCAACTTCAACGTTGTCATCACCGTTGTCATCCTCATCCATCTTTTTACCATCATCTGCAACGTGGTCGACATCCAATTTATCGTCGTATTCTTGGAGTGTACAACAAACATCGTATTCGAGGTTACCCTCGTTACCAAGCGAATTGTCAATCATGTCAATACCCTGTCCAAGACTCGTCTCTGTATTAGCTTGGTCTGTGACGCTTTTACTTGTTTCATCGTGCATTGGTTTAACGGACGCTGGCATTTTAAATGGACATCCTTTGGGTAAAAGATCCTTTATTGATATTCAATGTAAGggtatatatgataaaagtaTCTTTGCCCGGCTGGATCGAATCTGCGAGGATTGTTATAATCTGTTTCGAGAACCTCAATTGCATCAATTATGcag GAAAAACTGCTTTACATCAGACTACTTCAAAGGATGCTTAGACGTATTGTTATTACAAGACGAAGTAGAAAAGATCCAAACATGGATCAAGCAACTTCATGGAGCGGAACCCGGGGTTTAG
- the LOC108004113 gene encoding ion transport peptide-like isoform X1 — MGDNDRHHATRSCVNLTIHYTMHRQQRIRSSLSSSLLSLPLSMSRSSILPATTSISSVTTSTSTSTLSSPLSSSSIFLPSSATWSTSNLSSYSWSVQQTSYSRLPSLPSELSIMSIPCPRLVSVLAWSVTLLLVSSCIGLTDAGILNGHPLGKRSFIDIQCKGIYDKSIFARLDRICEDCYNLFREPQLHQLCRKNCFTSDYFKGCLDVLLLQDEVEKIQTWIKQLHGAEPGV, encoded by the exons acTATGCATCGACAACAGAGGATTCGATCTTCGTTATCGTCatctttattatcattacCACTCTCGATGTCTCGATCATCCATCCTACCCGCAACTACATCAATATCGTCTGTGACAACATCTACATCAACTTCAACGTTGTCATCACCGTTGTCATCCTCATCCATCTTTTTACCATCATCTGCAACGTGGTCGACATCCAATTTATCGTCGTATTCTTGGAGTGTACAACAAACATCGTATTCGAGGTTACCCTCGTTACCAAGCGAATTGTCAATCATGTCAATACCCTGTCCAAGACTCGTCTCTGTATTAGCTTGGTCTGTGACGCTTTTACTTGTTTCATCGTGCATTGGTTTAACGGACGCTGGCATTTTAAATGGACATCCTTTGGGTAAAAGATCCTTTATTGATATTCAATGTAAGggtatatatgataaaagtaTCTTTGCCCGGCTGGATCGAATCTGCGAGGATTGTTATAATCTGTTTCGAGAACCTCAATTGCATCAATTATGcag GAAAAACTGCTTTACATCAGACTACTTCAAAGGATGCTTAGACGTATTGTTATTACAAGACGAAGTAGAAAAGATCCAAACATGGATCAAGCAACTTCATGGAGCGGAACCCGGGGTTTAG